One Pyrofollis japonicus DNA window includes the following coding sequences:
- a CDS encoding radical SAM protein yields MAWEWKWSKHTILFKGAESFEQTEAPVYHSTGGPLFKTLLSSGCRMDCRYCPFARFCRIARERWDREKLVKAFLTAYEEGIVRGLFLSSALYGDPERVTTDIIEVAEELRRRGYNGYIHLRLMPGTPSQLVKRALEVADRVGINLEAPNPSAFSEIAPSKGSWSLDIYSKLLYAARIAKSAKRVDTQLVLGASDETDTEVLSLIEVLVSNGIGIVHFSPYTPIPGTPLAEKKKKPTPLWRTKQLYEALVLIRDYGFRLKDIKPLIREDGNMPRLGKSLKESIAELHPGWFPVDIATAGQQELLRVPGIGPRSARAIIKLRRSGQKLDVFTLQKILGPQRLRKALPFLDLSNTNR; encoded by the coding sequence ATGGCCTGGGAGTGGAAGTGGAGCAAGCACACAATACTCTTCAAGGGAGCAGAGAGCTTCGAGCAAACCGAGGCCCCGGTCTACCATAGCACCGGAGGGCCGTTGTTCAAGACGCTTCTCAGCAGCGGTTGCAGAATGGACTGCCGCTACTGCCCATTTGCCCGTTTCTGTAGAATTGCGCGCGAGCGCTGGGATCGGGAAAAGCTCGTTAAGGCATTTCTCACAGCGTACGAGGAGGGAATAGTTCGCGGACTCTTTCTTAGCAGCGCGCTCTACGGCGACCCCGAGAGGGTTACGACAGATATAATCGAGGTTGCAGAGGAGCTTCGCAGAAGGGGATACAACGGCTATATACATCTGCGCCTAATGCCCGGTACGCCGTCTCAGCTCGTGAAAAGGGCGCTAGAGGTAGCAGACAGGGTGGGGATAAACCTAGAGGCTCCTAACCCCTCAGCTTTCTCCGAGATAGCTCCTAGCAAGGGTAGCTGGAGTCTAGATATCTACTCAAAGCTACTCTACGCGGCAAGAATAGCCAAGAGCGCGAAGCGCGTTGACACGCAGCTAGTTCTCGGTGCAAGCGACGAGACGGACACCGAGGTCTTAAGCCTCATAGAAGTACTCGTATCTAACGGCATAGGCATAGTCCACTTCAGCCCCTATACACCAATACCTGGCACGCCTCTCGCAGAGAAAAAGAAGAAGCCAACCCCTCTCTGGAGGACAAAACAGCTCTATGAAGCCCTTGTCCTCATACGAGACTACGGGTTTAGGCTAAAAGACATCAAGCCGCTAATCAGGGAAGACGGCAACATGCCGCGGCTAGGTAAAAGCCTCAAGGAAAGCATAGCAGAGCTACATCCAGGCTGGTTCCCTGTAGACATAGCCACAGCTGGTCAACAAGAACTCCTCCGTGTACCCGGTATAGGTCCTCGCAGCGCCCGGGCCATCATCAAGCTGCGCCGCTCGGGGCAGAAACTGGACGTATTTACGCTACAGAAAATCCTCGGTCCTCAGCGCCTAAGGAAGGCCCTCCCCTTCCTAGACCTCTCTAACACCAATAGGTAA
- a CDS encoding phosphatase PAP2 family protein gives MISGEIARSSGAQSSRVHQVIIRYTLYFLPFLVAYMLYESIRAIVVSVRGLVYYGFLLEMSKKLFGTPLTLVLASHRNIVLDIVAGVVYALHPIYFFLFAVYALLKSKRVFEYLLAAFIVSSAVAITVYVVMPSAPPWIALPGVQRPPNFLLEILEKLTGARIDPNPYAAMPSMHLAMATIFAYYYYRLRHRLVLPITWVTLMAFSTMYTLNHYFVDVVAGIALGLVSCIIADRYLGPRLGNSLERIVAKLVAD, from the coding sequence GTGATAAGCGGGGAGATTGCTAGGAGCAGCGGTGCCCAGAGCAGCCGGGTTCATCAAGTAATCATTCGCTACACGCTGTACTTTCTACCATTCCTAGTCGCTTACATGCTTTACGAATCAATTAGGGCGATAGTTGTAAGTGTGCGCGGCCTAGTCTACTATGGATTCCTTCTGGAAATGAGCAAGAAGTTATTTGGAACACCGCTCACCCTGGTTCTCGCATCTCATCGAAACATAGTCCTAGACATTGTTGCCGGAGTTGTCTACGCGCTGCACCCTATCTACTTCTTCCTATTCGCTGTCTACGCGTTGTTAAAGAGTAAGCGTGTATTCGAATACCTCTTAGCCGCGTTCATAGTTAGCAGCGCTGTCGCGATAACAGTGTACGTAGTGATGCCCAGTGCTCCTCCCTGGATAGCACTGCCCGGAGTACAGCGCCCACCCAACTTCCTCCTAGAAATCCTTGAGAAGCTGACAGGGGCACGAATAGATCCTAACCCTTATGCGGCTATGCCTAGCATGCACCTCGCCATGGCCACGATCTTCGCATATTACTACTACCGTCTCCGGCACAGACTCGTTCTCCCAATAACATGGGTAACCTTGATGGCTTTCTCAACGATGTATACACTAAATCACTACTTCGTAGACGTGGTTGCTGGCATAGCCTTGGGCCTAGTCTCCTGTATAATTGCTGATCGCTACCTCGGACCAAGACTTGGTAATAGCCTTGAGAGGATTGTTGCAAAGCTAGTAGCAGACTAG
- a CDS encoding ABC transporter ATP-binding protein: protein MPLSNKCFLEVRGLAVRLGGEEVLRGVSLCVPRGSYLVVLGPSGSGKTTLLRTIAGLVEPSRGDIVIDGRSARGLPPWSRGVALVQQIPGLLPHLSVKENIILAITTRRKVQRSVAEEEAKRLLEKLGLSSVSHKRPGELSGGQLQRAALAAALATEPRILLLDEPLSHLDRPLAERLRLELMSLHRELGLTVIHVTHDQDEALSLATRMAILVEGRIIAEGEPAEIYYRPPNLDAAVFLGHNIVDAEVLGLGEGTAVFPPEAVKLVRERVEGAYPARIVQVIRERGRAIAIVRLAGTGTLLRAYVPPLEAEKLEHRQIHIVIDTSLVTIHE, encoded by the coding sequence ATGCCGCTAAGCAACAAGTGCTTCCTAGAGGTAAGAGGTCTGGCCGTAAGGCTTGGGGGCGAGGAGGTCCTTCGCGGTGTTAGCCTCTGTGTACCCAGGGGGAGCTACCTCGTCGTTCTCGGCCCCAGCGGCTCCGGTAAGACAACATTATTGAGGACTATTGCGGGCCTGGTAGAGCCTTCGAGGGGCGATATAGTTATTGATGGCAGGTCTGCTAGAGGCTTGCCCCCTTGGTCTAGGGGGGTCGCCCTTGTTCAGCAGATTCCCGGCCTGCTTCCCCACCTCTCCGTGAAGGAGAACATCATTCTCGCTATTACTACTAGGAGGAAGGTGCAGAGGAGCGTAGCCGAGGAGGAGGCAAAGAGGCTGCTTGAGAAGCTTGGGCTTAGCAGTGTCTCGCATAAGCGTCCTGGCGAGCTAAGCGGGGGGCAATTACAGCGAGCAGCACTAGCAGCAGCACTTGCAACCGAGCCTCGCATACTCCTGCTTGACGAGCCTCTAAGCCACCTCGATAGGCCTCTTGCCGAGAGGCTCAGGCTAGAGCTTATGAGCCTTCATCGCGAGCTCGGGCTAACCGTTATCCACGTTACCCACGACCAGGACGAGGCCCTTAGCCTTGCAACGAGGATGGCAATATTGGTAGAGGGCAGAATAATAGCTGAGGGAGAGCCCGCTGAAATCTACTATAGGCCTCCGAACCTTGACGCTGCCGTATTCCTCGGCCACAATATCGTTGATGCAGAGGTTCTAGGACTTGGCGAGGGTACTGCTGTATTCCCCCCAGAGGCCGTAAAGCTTGTCAGAGAAAGAGTTGAGGGTGCTTATCCAGCGAGAATTGTTCAAGTTATAAGGGAGCGTGGTAGGGCAATAGCGATTGTAAGGCTAGCTGGCACAGGCACCCTTCTTAGAGCATATGTGCCGCCGCTTGAAGCCGAGAAGCTGGAGCATAGACAAATACACATAGTTATTGATACTAGCCTTGTAACAATTCATGAATAA
- a CDS encoding glycerophosphodiester phosphodiesterase, which yields MNKVLAALSRKPFAVIGHRGARGRAPENTLTALRYAISVGADIAEFDVQRTRDGVLVASHDPVLRSREGVAINIRESLYEEVARVELPGGEHVPRIEEVISEARGKIALFLEVKEPSDTRPLIELVEEHGADDYVAVISFHEEAIAELKKIKPHIPGGLIYFKPPGLITQCKKIGCEIVLPRYPLATPKAVSFAHRLGLKVVAWTVNDEKLFYEMHKRSVDGIATDYPDIGVRIRDSIAQGKSIA from the coding sequence TTGAACAAGGTTCTTGCAGCGCTTTCGCGTAAGCCGTTCGCAGTCATAGGGCACCGGGGTGCGAGGGGGAGAGCCCCCGAAAACACGCTAACAGCTCTTCGCTACGCCATAAGTGTTGGAGCCGACATAGCCGAATTTGATGTCCAGCGCACGCGTGACGGAGTCCTAGTAGCCAGCCACGACCCAGTATTAAGGAGCCGGGAGGGAGTCGCGATAAATATCCGCGAATCTCTTTACGAAGAAGTTGCCCGTGTAGAGCTTCCTGGCGGCGAACATGTACCCCGAATAGAGGAAGTAATCAGTGAGGCCCGTGGAAAGATAGCGCTATTTCTAGAAGTCAAGGAGCCAAGCGATACTCGGCCCCTAATAGAGCTTGTGGAAGAGCATGGCGCCGATGACTATGTTGCCGTGATAAGCTTCCACGAGGAAGCAATAGCTGAGCTGAAGAAGATTAAACCCCATATACCTGGCGGCCTAATATATTTCAAGCCGCCAGGCCTCATAACTCAGTGCAAGAAGATAGGATGCGAAATCGTGCTGCCCAGGTACCCCTTAGCAACACCGAAGGCGGTTAGCTTCGCGCACCGCCTCGGACTAAAAGTAGTCGCGTGGACCGTGAATGACGAGAAACTATTCTATGAGATGCATAAGAGAAGTGTTGACGGGATAGCGACAGACTACCCAGACATAGGCGTAAGGATACGCGACTCCATAGCCCAAGGAAAAAGTATAGCATAG
- a CDS encoding DUF7022 family protein yields the protein MSRKLRLIRRLERHLRKHPNDKQAKELLEALKEGRYEWRGKSVVIKPKEAAAQSS from the coding sequence GTGTCGAGAAAGCTACGCCTAATAAGGAGGCTTGAGAGGCATCTTCGCAAACACCCTAACGACAAGCAGGCAAAAGAGCTATTGGAGGCGTTGAAGGAAGGTAGATACGAGTGGCGCGGTAAGAGCGTAGTAATAAAGCCTAAGGAGGCTGCAGCCCAGTCTAGCTAG
- a CDS encoding dihydropteroate synthase-like protein translates to MPRIALVTGKRAAPRLRDLASMLSEKTGWVFEVIEAPVEVAALIPRELLRRVLMEHKGRYDLVIVPGTLGYSVDELEDAAGAPVVKGPEEPGTLLLLVELGEQGLEELKRLKRLEPSLMLDKWLEELRRYHEESPGVEVCGVKVPLRPPPLVVVAEVYVEQGEDHVEEAAEKAGELLRRGADIVVAGFSSSWSTDEALKALSRVVEAVGRPVAIDTPDRVLAAEAVSEGLACLVFTLGMDDPLFDVLPRGTAVVVAPYGKGYSLPAEPSERAEKLKHLVEKAQERGLVPVADPVLTAPGYGFGESIAAYYMASRIIKDTPILAGIANVYELVDADSPGQVAVLTQLVAELGASILLVTEESRKTTMAVTEAAIAATMTGISLLKKRPPKDLGIDLLLAKEKRPQPPPRLPRRRDKVFDASILAAWHGFRQDLTGSHLITVEKDEIRDIYIGRKGVVEIRGTRGEEIYKAAAFLGLASEPSHYAYLGYELCKAEAALMLRRSYVQEKPLLAPPWTRCKYYSAGSKRVVSLQKEN, encoded by the coding sequence TTGCCGCGAATAGCCCTCGTCACCGGTAAGAGGGCGGCGCCAAGGCTGCGCGACCTAGCCTCCATGCTCTCGGAGAAGACTGGCTGGGTCTTCGAGGTCATAGAGGCGCCGGTGGAGGTTGCAGCACTTATACCTCGCGAGCTTCTTCGCAGAGTACTCATGGAGCATAAGGGGCGCTACGACCTAGTTATCGTGCCTGGGACCCTGGGCTACAGTGTAGATGAGCTAGAGGATGCAGCGGGCGCGCCCGTCGTCAAGGGGCCCGAAGAGCCTGGAACCCTCCTCCTGCTCGTCGAGCTTGGGGAACAAGGGCTGGAGGAACTGAAGCGGCTGAAGAGGCTGGAGCCGAGCCTCATGCTAGACAAGTGGTTAGAGGAGCTGCGCCGCTACCACGAGGAGTCGCCAGGCGTAGAGGTTTGCGGGGTCAAGGTGCCGTTACGCCCACCGCCACTGGTGGTGGTGGCCGAGGTTTATGTTGAGCAGGGAGAGGATCACGTAGAGGAAGCAGCTGAGAAGGCCGGTGAGCTTCTGCGCCGTGGTGCCGACATAGTTGTTGCCGGGTTCTCCTCTAGCTGGAGCACAGATGAAGCACTCAAGGCGCTAAGCCGCGTAGTCGAGGCCGTAGGCAGGCCAGTGGCCATTGATACTCCTGACCGCGTCCTCGCGGCAGAGGCAGTCTCTGAGGGCCTGGCCTGCCTCGTCTTCACCCTGGGCATGGATGACCCGTTGTTCGACGTGCTTCCACGGGGCACCGCAGTAGTCGTTGCGCCATATGGCAAGGGTTACTCGTTGCCAGCTGAGCCAAGTGAGCGGGCAGAGAAGCTGAAACACCTCGTGGAGAAGGCGCAGGAGAGGGGCCTAGTCCCAGTAGCCGACCCCGTCCTCACTGCCCCGGGATACGGATTTGGAGAAAGCATAGCGGCCTACTACATGGCTTCAAGGATTATTAAGGATACGCCGATCCTCGCAGGAATAGCGAATGTCTACGAGCTTGTCGACGCTGATAGCCCTGGCCAAGTGGCTGTGCTTACACAGCTAGTAGCCGAGCTCGGGGCAAGCATTCTGCTTGTAACAGAGGAGAGCAGGAAGACCACCATGGCCGTAACCGAGGCGGCGATAGCGGCCACTATGACGGGTATTTCTTTGCTTAAGAAGAGGCCGCCCAAAGACCTGGGAATAGACCTGCTGCTAGCCAAGGAGAAGAGGCCACAGCCACCTCCAAGGCTGCCTCGGAGGAGAGACAAGGTCTTCGATGCATCCATTCTCGCTGCCTGGCACGGCTTTCGACAAGACCTAACAGGAAGCCATCTAATCACTGTAGAGAAGGACGAGATAAGAGACATCTACATCGGGAGAAAAGGAGTAGTGGAAATACGGGGTACCCGTGGCGAAGAAATCTACAAGGCAGCAGCATTCCTAGGCCTAGCTTCTGAGCCGAGTCACTACGCCTACCTCGGCTACGAGCTTTGCAAGGCCGAGGCCGCACTAATGCTTAGAAGAAGCTATGTTCAGGAAAAACCCTTGCTTGCTCCACCGTGGACTAGGTGTAAATACTATAGTGCGGGCTCTAAGAGGGTCGTGTCCCTGCAAAAAGAGAACTAG
- a CDS encoding phosphatase PAP2 family protein, with protein MAAKRAIEAIALGVGVVEALICLLGGVVGCKAVTAIGGEGAYMAIGLIVYVLISGVAGIRLVSGLTLGASTGVLLKTLINLPRPPSSEWLVPASGPGFPSGHALMSTLFWGIVAAETRSPLVLLGGSLSVAAVSASRLVLHVHYSRDIVGGIIVGSVLALIYFSARMRLCSLRLATVLVAASAPLAAVALLASPSYSSAQHVMGIVLGLAAGLAILYTGVGKESLVEKLGALGTLLALTWSGLGAIAAKLSSGSPISVLGFALFAFLVTTSRPIALLLVLARKEEKR; from the coding sequence ATGGCAGCGAAGAGAGCTATTGAAGCCATAGCGCTGGGCGTTGGCGTAGTGGAGGCTCTTATATGCCTGCTTGGCGGCGTAGTTGGCTGCAAGGCAGTAACAGCTATCGGTGGGGAGGGAGCCTATATGGCGATAGGGCTCATAGTCTACGTCCTCATCAGCGGGGTTGCCGGCATAAGGCTGGTCTCAGGCCTCACGCTTGGCGCATCTACGGGCGTGCTTCTAAAGACACTGATCAATCTGCCCCGTCCTCCGAGCTCCGAGTGGCTTGTACCTGCAAGCGGTCCTGGATTCCCTAGTGGTCACGCGCTCATGTCTACACTGTTCTGGGGCATAGTTGCAGCTGAGACCCGGAGCCCCCTAGTGTTGCTGGGTGGCTCGTTGTCGGTGGCAGCTGTTTCGGCCTCCAGGCTCGTGCTACACGTACACTATTCCAGGGACATTGTTGGCGGCATAATCGTCGGCTCGGTTCTGGCACTAATTTACTTCTCTGCGAGGATGAGGCTCTGCAGTCTGCGCCTCGCGACAGTGCTCGTCGCGGCTTCAGCCCCCCTGGCAGCTGTAGCGTTGCTCGCTTCGCCCAGCTACAGCTCTGCACAGCACGTTATGGGGATAGTCCTAGGCTTAGCGGCTGGCCTCGCAATCCTCTACACGGGGGTAGGCAAGGAGAGCCTTGTAGAGAAACTAGGAGCCCTTGGGACTCTCCTAGCGCTCACGTGGTCAGGGCTTGGCGCCATCGCAGCGAAGCTCTCCTCTGGCTCCCCCATCTCGGTGCTCGGTTTTGCTCTCTTCGCGTTCCTGGTAACGACTTCTCGGCCAATAGCATTGCTCCTGGTATTGGCGCGTAAAGAGGAAAAGAGATGA
- a CDS encoding FAD-dependent oxidoreductase — protein sequence MVLRVAVVGAGAAGMSAASRVKRLLRDKAEVVVFEKSGWVSFALCGTPYYLGCRVKRLEELLYYSPEEFTKKRGIKINLYTEVVDVEADARRIRYRTRSGEEGVYEYDYLVLATGAKPRVPREWLMYKNVFALHSLDEADAIRKYVVDNSVKRVAVIGGGYTGIEAADNIAELGREVVLIHSRDHLANKVLDPEMAEVVEEKARSRGVELVLGKRAVSIEGDGGVARRVVLEGGDSVEADAFIVSPGIVPDTALAEKAGLRIGETGAIWTDERMRTSNEYIYAIGDAVETRDIITGGRVWWPFAPAANKQGYVAGTNIAGGDAVFPGVLRSSAFGAFGLYVAATGLREEEASRYGFKPVAATLTARTKAHYFGGGPEIRLKVIADEETGRLLGAQAVSEDASAFWRVNVVAALIWGHGTVWDLFSYDISYWPGANPVWDPIVVAARLLLRHFAKRPWKTLN from the coding sequence ATGGTTCTCCGGGTTGCTGTTGTGGGTGCTGGAGCGGCTGGTATGAGTGCTGCTAGTCGTGTCAAGCGCTTGCTCCGCGACAAGGCCGAGGTCGTGGTGTTCGAGAAGTCTGGGTGGGTTAGTTTCGCCCTCTGCGGCACACCCTACTATCTCGGCTGCCGCGTTAAGCGACTAGAGGAGTTACTGTACTATTCTCCGGAGGAGTTTACGAAGAAGCGCGGGATAAAGATTAACCTATACACCGAGGTCGTAGACGTTGAGGCTGATGCGAGGAGGATAAGGTACCGTACAAGGAGCGGCGAGGAAGGCGTCTACGAGTATGATTACCTCGTATTGGCTACTGGTGCTAAGCCACGTGTTCCGCGAGAGTGGCTCATGTATAAAAATGTCTTTGCGCTGCATAGTCTCGACGAGGCTGATGCTATAAGGAAGTACGTTGTCGATAACAGTGTTAAGCGAGTAGCCGTCATAGGGGGTGGCTATACCGGCATAGAGGCTGCCGACAATATTGCTGAGCTTGGTAGGGAGGTAGTCCTCATACATAGCCGTGACCACTTGGCCAACAAGGTTCTCGACCCGGAAATGGCTGAGGTTGTTGAGGAGAAGGCGAGGAGCAGGGGAGTTGAACTCGTGCTCGGCAAGAGGGCTGTGTCTATTGAAGGCGATGGTGGCGTGGCGAGGCGAGTCGTTCTAGAGGGCGGCGACTCGGTGGAGGCTGATGCCTTCATAGTGTCTCCGGGAATAGTTCCCGATACGGCGTTGGCCGAGAAGGCTGGGCTACGAATAGGCGAGACGGGCGCCATTTGGACAGATGAGAGGATGAGGACTAGCAACGAGTACATCTATGCTATCGGCGACGCCGTTGAGACGAGGGACATTATAACTGGTGGGAGGGTTTGGTGGCCGTTCGCGCCTGCCGCTAACAAGCAGGGCTACGTCGCTGGCACCAATATTGCTGGCGGGGACGCTGTGTTTCCGGGTGTATTGCGCTCAAGCGCCTTCGGCGCCTTCGGGCTCTACGTCGCGGCCACAGGTCTACGAGAAGAAGAGGCCAGCAGGTACGGGTTCAAACCAGTTGCTGCAACGCTTACTGCAAGGACGAAGGCACACTACTTCGGTGGAGGGCCAGAGATAAGGCTCAAGGTTATCGCTGACGAGGAGACTGGCAGGCTTCTCGGAGCACAAGCCGTCTCCGAGGATGCAAGCGCGTTTTGGCGCGTAAACGTTGTGGCAGCGCTTATCTGGGGCCACGGCACGGTGTGGGATCTGTTCAGCTACGATATATCCTACTGGCCGGGAGCCAACCCTGTATGGGACCCAATCGTTGTTGCTGCAAGACTGTTGCTGCGACACTTTGCGAAAAGGCCCTGGAAGACGCTAAACTAG
- the thpR gene encoding RNA 2',3'-cyclic phosphodiesterase, translating to MSETIRAFIAVDIEDPRVIARLVAIRDAFVATGAPMKPVEDQNLHITIRFLGNIPMGMVDEIARVIESARPRRVVIRLRGVGAFPSTSNPRVIWVGVSEGADELTRIYKEIEHGLRRLGFRPEREEFVPHVTLARIKGRRNIDRVVKLLHELAEEEVGEIVLESVRLKQSILTRSGPIYKTLREVRAED from the coding sequence TTGTCCGAGACTATTAGGGCGTTTATAGCTGTGGATATAGAGGATCCTAGGGTTATTGCTAGGCTTGTTGCTATTCGTGATGCGTTTGTCGCTACTGGTGCGCCCATGAAGCCTGTTGAGGACCAGAACCTGCATATTACGATAAGGTTTCTAGGCAATATTCCAATGGGCATGGTTGACGAGATCGCGAGGGTTATTGAGTCTGCTAGGCCGAGGCGGGTGGTTATTAGGCTTAGAGGTGTCGGGGCGTTTCCAAGCACGAGTAACCCGAGGGTTATATGGGTTGGTGTGAGCGAGGGCGCTGACGAGCTTACGAGGATCTACAAGGAGATTGAGCATGGTCTTCGCCGCCTGGGGTTCCGGCCAGAGAGGGAGGAGTTTGTGCCACATGTTACTCTTGCTAGGATTAAGGGGCGGCGTAACATCGATAGGGTTGTGAAGCTTCTCCACGAGCTGGCCGAAGAGGAGGTTGGCGAGATAGTGCTTGAGTCTGTTAGGCTTAAGCAGAGCATATTGACGAGGAGTGGCCCGATTTATAAGACGCTTAGGGAGGTCAGGGCTGAGGACTAA
- a CDS encoding type II toxin-antitoxin system RelE family toxin → MRYEVHLTRKAKKQLDNLDPQVRKRILEALLVLRDYGFTQRLDIKKLKGYKNHYRFRVGEYRVLFELEKPNKIIIYAILPRKQAYQ, encoded by the coding sequence GTGAGGTACGAGGTACATCTTACGCGAAAGGCTAAGAAACAGCTTGATAATCTAGATCCTCAAGTAAGAAAAAGAATCCTTGAAGCGTTACTAGTGCTTAGAGACTACGGCTTTACACAAAGGCTTGACATTAAGAAGCTTAAGGGCTATAAAAATCATTACAGGTTTCGCGTCGGTGAATACCGTGTCCTATTTGAACTAGAGAAGCCAAATAAGATAATAATCTATGCCATTCTTCCGAGAAAACAAGCATATCAATAA
- a CDS encoding SLC13 family permease, translating to MKRILADKLLSALLALYLVLCLLDHSLPSNSLALLEPRIYVSLVALLAASRALDLSGAVSRLAVSMLVKRQGRLDASTILLLVVGSGLISMIITNDAALFVFIPLVASFERILRLNLAWLYVLIALSVNVTSMMSPIGNPQNLYLWQYYGLSIHQFVLTLLPYTILSITLLLSYTLLMYSRLLAHRSNSSLDILPPPIKTEWKLALASLLSISALFVASHYGLQYLAFVLTIALISSADPRALKSLDLGLLAIFGLFFIDFGEISKLLAPYIRVPDSAVGLIALAVGLSQVISNVPATIMLAHLVQPKKWWALALGTNIGGTLLLTGSLVNLIVTRLSRLKANTYHKYAVPYSLALLLTLLCTTYLKTH from the coding sequence GTGAAAAGAATCCTCGCAGATAAGCTTCTCTCAGCTCTACTCGCTCTCTACTTGGTTTTGTGCCTACTTGATCATAGTCTTCCCTCGAATAGTCTCGCTCTTCTAGAACCCCGTATCTATGTAAGCCTCGTAGCCCTCCTAGCTGCTTCTAGAGCTCTTGACCTCTCTGGTGCAGTCTCTAGGCTTGCTGTCTCAATGCTTGTGAAGCGCCAGGGCCGCTTAGACGCTTCTACTATTCTGCTACTGGTCGTAGGGAGTGGCCTCATCTCGATGATTATAACAAATGACGCAGCGCTCTTCGTCTTTATACCCTTAGTAGCGTCTTTTGAGAGGATATTGCGCCTCAACCTTGCATGGTTATACGTCTTAATTGCACTCTCAGTCAATGTTACATCAATGATGAGCCCTATAGGAAATCCACAAAACCTCTATCTCTGGCAATACTATGGACTAAGTATACACCAATTCGTTCTCACCTTGCTCCCCTATACAATACTCTCTATAACCTTACTGCTATCCTACACGTTGTTGATGTACTCAAGGCTTCTAGCACATCGTTCGAACTCCTCCCTAGACATACTGCCTCCTCCCATTAAGACTGAGTGGAAACTAGCCCTAGCTTCTCTACTCTCGATCTCGGCGTTATTCGTAGCTAGCCATTATGGGCTCCAGTATCTTGCATTTGTGCTAACAATAGCATTGATCTCATCCGCTGATCCTCGCGCCTTAAAATCTTTAGATCTAGGACTCTTAGCAATATTTGGCTTATTCTTCATAGATTTTGGCGAAATTTCTAAACTATTAGCCCCCTATATAAGGGTGCCAGATAGTGCAGTAGGCTTGATAGCTCTAGCTGTAGGCCTAAGCCAGGTTATAAGTAATGTACCAGCAACAATTATGCTCGCCCACCTCGTGCAGCCGAAGAAGTGGTGGGCACTTGCGCTCGGCACTAATATAGGTGGAACCTTATTACTAACGGGCTCGCTTGTCAACCTAATAGTTACAAGGCTCTCTAGACTCAAGGCCAATACTTATCATAAGTATGCTGTCCCATATTCTCTCGCTCTTCTACTTACTCTGCTATGTACTACATACTTAAAGACTCATTGA
- a CDS encoding NifB/NifX family molybdenum-iron cluster-binding protein has translation MYNSEQGTRIAIPVLEDRGLDSVISEHFGRAPYFLIIDIRDGKIINVEKVANSAAENHAPGEIPLLLRELGVNVVIVRGIGRRAAAFFEEYGIEVVSGADGPVKDIIQAYIDGMLQSREYKPMRRWREKCKHREVA, from the coding sequence GTGTATAACAGTGAACAGGGCACTCGGATAGCGATACCTGTCCTAGAAGATAGGGGACTTGACAGTGTAATTTCTGAGCACTTCGGCCGTGCACCATACTTTTTAATAATTGATATAAGAGACGGGAAAATTATCAATGTAGAGAAAGTGGCTAACTCAGCTGCCGAGAATCACGCCCCCGGGGAGATTCCTCTCTTGCTACGCGAACTCGGCGTTAATGTAGTTATAGTTAGGGGTATTGGTCGACGTGCTGCAGCCTTTTTCGAAGAATATGGTATAGAAGTTGTCAGCGGCGCTGATGGCCCTGTTAAGGACATTATCCAGGCCTATATTGACGGCATGCTGCAATCCCGCGAATATAAGCCTATGAGACGCTGGAGAGAGAAGTGCAAACACAGGGAGGTAGCATAG